The following proteins are encoded in a genomic region of Musa acuminata AAA Group cultivar baxijiao chromosome BXJ2-11, Cavendish_Baxijiao_AAA, whole genome shotgun sequence:
- the LOC135627001 gene encoding uncharacterized protein LOC135627001 — MAQQNQEITPVDPANLPLKRKRGRPRKHDYDNPSCQQHQRLEAVPAQACPIADSVHHSQVIPTRANSTVTSSHGPNGLLGQAVCGTLDGTFDAGYLLTVRVANTGDVLKGLVFDPRLCIPVSTENDIAPLLAPVATPNGTSFSVDEMLSETLVSVPVQAVPTSSAAPFKTVQACIPQTLPKSTLNDANEEPAPAASQQVVVDDAKAEDFLGLAAVNKETSQMILDVPSEDLSIKVIESLGVERGMHQVKESSTSMVEASGANEKMHQTKESPERVEAHYVH; from the exons ATGGCTCAACAGAATCAAGAGATCACCCCTGTTGATCCAGCTAACCTACCTCTGAAGCGCAAACGTGGTCGTCCTCGAAAGCATGATTATGATAATCCTAGTTGCCAACAACATCAAAG GCTCGAAGCTGTTCCAGCTCAGGCTTGTCCAATTGCCGATTCTGTTCATCACTCCCAAGTTATCCCCACACGAGCTAATTCAACTGTCACTTCAAGCCATGGACCTAATGGTCTACTTGGCCAGGCAGTTTGTGGCACTCTGGATGGAACCTTTGATGCTGGATATCTGCTCACTGTTCGAGTGGCCAATACTGGAGATGTCTTGAAGGGCTTGGTGTTTGATCCCCGTCTCTGTATTCCTGTTTCAACAGAGAATGATATTGCACCGTTGCTTGCCCCTGTGGCAACACCAAATGGAACCTCCTTTTCAGTGGATGAAATGCTTAGTGAGACACTTGTTTCAGTACCAGTGCAAGCTGTACCTACGTCTTCTGCTGCCCCTTTCAAAACT GTTCAAGCTTGTATTCCCCAGACTTTACCCAAAAGCACATTGAATGATGCCAATGAGGAACCTGCACCAGCTGCATCTCAGCAGGTGGTGGTTGATGATGCGAAAGCTGAGGATTTTCTGGGCCTAGCTGCTGTTAATAAAGAAACATCTCAAATGATCTTGGATGTTCCATCAGAAGATCTAAGCATAAAGGTTATCGAGTCCCTAGGAGTAGAACGGGGCATGCACCAGGTCAAAGAATCGTCTACGAGCATGGTTGAGGCATCAGGAGCAAACGAAAAGATGCATCAGACCAAAGAATCACCAGAACGTGTCGAGGCCCACTATGTTCACTGA